One part of the Vitis riparia cultivar Riparia Gloire de Montpellier isolate 1030 chromosome 15, EGFV_Vit.rip_1.0, whole genome shotgun sequence genome encodes these proteins:
- the LOC117932468 gene encoding uncharacterized protein LOC117932468, with protein MKIFNWVHRRFNHNVHSTPISLQKDGLAADLKKVESITNDTDTQALLKHVALVDMLDGWKDGILAIGTLGFDDPLYSFSSEKECAMTDEEEGEDEEEEEVYSVNNENGEVEDEDEEDETEVNPLVFSAFGDNVPKPIPIMTVDGVPLSPFVGSSHEVGIESFTTENDQRKSKGERTTLADLFSADSEVKAKVNPEGLKVDSGKKPALRSKNGLSFAKKLIPRVGEDSRPIKKLHQLMTRMLKRKIHPELEGKIQKPEDRIKASTAVGGLATVGNGAIESVSLLQTQDATMV; from the exons ATGAAG ATCTTCAATTGGGTTCACCGGAGGTTCAATCACAATGTCCATTCCACGCCAATTTCTCTCCAAAAAG ATGGCCTTGCTGCAGATCTGAAGAAGGTGGAGTCGATCACCAATGATACTGATACACAAGCTTTGCTGAAGCATGTTGCACTTGTGGACATGCTTGATGGTTGGAAAGATGGCATTTTGGCTATTGGGACTTTGGGGTTTGATGATCCGCTCTACTCTTTCAGTTCTGAGAAGGAATGTGCTATGACagatgaagaagaaggagaagatgaGGAAGAAGAGGAGGTTTATTCTGTGAACAATGAGAATGGAGAggttgaagatgaagatgaggaAGATGAAACTGAGGTGAACCCATTGGTTTTCTCAGCATTTGGAGACAATGTTCCAAAGCCTATTCCCATAATGACAGTTGATGGAGTTCCACTCTCTCCTTTTGTGGGGTCTTCTCATGAAGTGGGCATAGAGTCTTTCACCACCGAGAATGATCAGAGGAAGAGCAAAGGAGAGAGGACCACACTGGCTGACTTGTTCTCAGCTGATTCTGAGGTTAAAGCTAAGGTTAATCCTGAGGGACTCAAGGTTGATTCCGGCAAAAAACCAGCACTTCGCTCCAAGAACGGCCTCTCCTTTGCCAAGAAGCTCATCCCTCGAGTCGGAGAGGACTCACGCCCCATTAAGAAACTGCACCAA TTGATGACAAGGATGTTAAAGAGGAAGATCCATCCAGAGCTTGAAGGAAAGATTCAAAAACCGGAGGATCGGATCAAGGCCAGTACTGCTGTTGGAGGTCTCGCCACTGTTGGAAATGGAGCTATTGAATCAGTCTCTCTGCTTCAAACCCAAG